The uncultured Cohaesibacter sp. genomic sequence CTCCTTTATGCCATCAACGGAACGCTGCACCGATGATGCGCGCCCTGTGCCAACCAGAACCGAAGCAACCAGATCTGAATGGAGCGCAAACTGCAAGGAAGCGGAGGCCAGCTTGACGCCATGGTCCTGGCAAACAGCTTCCAGTGCATCGACCTTCTTGCAGATTTCCGGTGTTGCAGGCTCATAATCATAACAGGCGCCTTCAACGGCGCCGGTTGCCAGAATGCCAGAGTTGAACACGCCTCCGATGACAAGCCCGATATCCCGTTTCCGGCAAACATCAAGCAACTGCGTTTCAGCAGAACGATCCAGCAATGTGTAGCGCCCTGCGAGCAGCAGGGCATCCAGATCATATTCGCTTGCCAGCGTGAGGCATATCTCGACCTCATTGACCCCAAGGCCGATTGCGTCAACATCGGTGGTGGATTTCAACTCATCAAGGGCCTTGAAGCCCCCTTTCAGCAAATCTCTGATATGGCGTGTGTTTTCGTCTTTGCCATGGGTCAGTTCACCGATATCGTGGATATAGAGAATCTTGATCGGTGCGTCTGGCATCCTTGCGAGACTGCTCTCATAGGAGCGCATGATGCCATCATAACTATAGTCGAACCGGGGGCAATTCTGAAGCGGATCAACGAAGCCAAAGTCGGGCACGTTCGCTGCATCAACAGGTTCCAGAATGCGCCCCACCTTGGTTGAGACAACAAAATCTTCGTGCCGTTTTCCTTGCAAATACTGGCCCAGGCGGGTTTCGGCAAGGCCGAAGCCATAATATGGCGCAACATCCATATAGCGGATGCCCGCATTCCAGACGGCATCCAGCACATCAACAGCCTCTTCATCGGAGACCGCGCGATAGAGATTGCCCAGCGAGCTCACGCCGAATGAAAGCTCGCTAAGCTCAATGCCTGTGGTGCCAAGGGAGCGTTTTGATATGAGATTATTCATGATGCATATCTGCTGTGGTTGAAGTTGCAAGGAAGGGCAGCGGCACGAAGGCGTATGTTATTTCTCGCGCAGGCCGTAATTGACAAACTTTTTCAGCACAACAGCGATCTCTTCATCCGGAAGGCAATCGGGGGTGGCCGTAATCTGCAGCAAGTTCACATACATCTGGGCAAGCGCTTCGACCTCGACGGCGAGCCACATGGCCTTGTCCAGGCTGTCGCCTGTCGCGATCATGCCGTGATGACGAAGAAGGATCGCCTTGCTGTTCTTTACCCCTTCGGAAACGAGCTTGGAGAGTTCCGGCGTGCCGTAGGTGGCATAATCGACAACGGGGATGGAGTTTCCGCCTGCCGCCCCAATCATGTAATGGATGGCGGGAATGGGCTTGTTGAGAATAGACACGATCGTGGAATACATGGCGTGGTTATGCACCACCGCATTGATATCCTTACGTGTATGGTAACAGGCAAGATGGAAGCGCCATTCACTGGAAGGAATCTTGCTTTCGTCAAAGTCGCCATTGTCATCGACAAAAACCAGATCGTCGATTTCCATTTGGTCATAAGCAATGCCCGACGGTGTAATCAGCATGCCATTGTCTTGCCTGACGCTGATATTGCCTGCCGTGCCTTGATTGAGGCCAGAGGCGTTCATGTTTTTGCACGAATTTACAATCTGCTCGCGCAGAGCATTGTTGCTCACGTCCATAATGACTTTTCCATTCTTTCCGTGTTCAAGATTGACCCGAAATAGTTGTGGCCTCTGCGATGTTGGAGCGGGCTTGACTAGCAAATGCCCGTTATTGACCGAATTGACCGTTTATTGCTGATTTATCATAAGAATCGAAACTCGACAAGCCAAACTTTTCTAGTTGTTAAAACAGCAACTACAATTAATAATTCTATATACAAGATAATTATGTTAACAAATTCAACTAGATAAACTAATTCCTTGATTATGCGGCGCCATTGGTGCGACATTATGGAGCCGGTTTTGATATAGATCAATACCGACCGTATTTGACCGTTTATAGTCACAATCAGAGGAGTTCATATGTTAACGGGTCGTCTGAAAGACATTGTCAATCGCGTGGATCACGTTGGATCTGTTTCGGTCCATACGCTGGCTGAGCAATTTGGAGTTGCGGTGGAGACCATTCGCCGTGATTTGAGATCGCTGGAGGATGCTGGCTATCTGAAACGGGTTCATGGTGGAGCGGAATCCTTGCAGGACAATGCCAGCGTTAGCAGCTTTGGTCATCGCCAAACCGAAAATTCCCTGGCCAAGAATGCCATGGTTGCTCGGGCGGTAGAACTGATTAGGCCTGGGGATGTCGTGATGATCGACCCCAGTTCCAGTAGCTGGTTTCTCGCACAGGCCCTGCCCAACATGGATATCACCGTGATCACGAATTCCATTCGGATCGTGTTCGATCTGGTGACCAAACCTGCCATCAATACGATTTGTGTTGGTGGACGCTATGTCGAGAAATACAGCGCGTTTCTTGGCGCGACTACGGTAGGCAACATATTGGATTTTCAAGCTGATATTTGCTTCTTCTCCTGCGTTGGTTTCCAGCAGGATAAAGGCGCATGGGACAGCAACGCCCTCAATGCGGGTGTGAAGAAAGCAATGCTGCGTTGCAGCTCTAGCAACGTGCTTTTGTGTGACAGTTCAAAATTCGAGCGTGGAGGATTTACGCTCATCAGCCCCATCGATCACATCCATTGTGTTGTGAGTGAAGAGGCTGTCGTTGGGTCGGTTCGCAGGAATCTTGGGCCCAGCGGGGAATAAAGGTCGCGCTTGAGGGGCGCAAGTTTCTGGACCTCTTGAGTTGGCCGGTGGAGGAGAATGGATGCCGATGGCGTCCGTTCCGGTAAAATTGGGAGTCGAAGACTATGGGAATGCTTCCTAAAATAGGCATTCGTCCGGCTATTGATGGCCGCAGAATGGGAGTGAGGGAGTCGCTAGAGGCTCAGACAATGGGAATGGCCGAGCGGACAGCCGCCTTCCTTGTGTCTTCCTTGCGCCACGCCTCGGGCGAGCCTGTGGAATGCGTCATTGCTGACACATGCATTGCAGGGCTGGCTGAGACCGCGGCTTGTGACGAGAAATTTGCAAGAGAGAATGTCGGCCTGACCATCACTGTTACGCCATGTTGGTGCTATGGCAGCGAAACGATCGACATGCATCCTTCGCGCCCCAAGGCAATCTGGGGCTTCAACGGCACAGAGCGCCCCGGCGCTGTTTATCTGGCGGCTGCTTTGGCTGCACATAATTACAAAGGTTTGCCCGCCTTCTCTATCTACGGACAGGATGTACAAGATGTCGACGACGAGAGCATTCCAGCCGATGTGCAAGAAAAGCTGCTGCGGTTTGCCCGGGCAGGCCTTGTTGCTGCGACCCTGAGAGGGCAGAGCTATCTGTCGCTGGGCGGCGTCAGCATGGGGATTGCAGGCTCCATCGTTGACCATAAATTCTTCGAAAAATATCTCGGCATGAAAGTGCAGAGCGTTGATATGACCGAGATCCGTCGGCGTATGGACAGAGGCATTTATGATCCCGAAGAACTCGCGCTGGCGATCAAATGGTCTGAAAGTTACATGACCGAAGGCCCGGACAAAAATCCGCAAACCGTGCAGCGTACACCGGAAGAGAAGAAAAAGATCATGCATGAATGCCTGATGATGACCATCATCATCAGAGACATGATGCAGGGCAATCCCAAGCTGGCCGAAATGGGCTTTGAGGAAGAAGCACTCGGGTTCAATGCGCTAGCAGCAGGCTTTCAGGGCCAGCGGCACTGGACAGACCATTATCCCAATGGCGACACTGCAGAGGCCATTCTCAACAGCTCGTTTGACTGGAACGGTCCACGTGCTCCCAAGATCGTGGCCACAGAGAATGATTGCCTGAATGGTCTCACCCAGCTGTTTGGTTTTGGTTTAACCGGAACGGCACAAATCTTTGCAGACGTGCGCACCTACTGGTCGCCCGCTTCGGTGGAGCGCGTCACAGGGCACAAACTGGAAGGCCGCGCAGAGAACGGCATCATCCATATGATCAACTCCGGCTCTGCCGCGCTTGACGGGTGCTGTCGCCAACGCGATGAAAAGGGCAATCCGACCATCAAACCTCATTGGGATGTCACACAAGAAGATATCAACCAATGCATGAAGGCGACGCAATGGTGCGCTGCTGTCCATGAATATTTCCGCGGTGGCGGATTCTCAAGCAAGTTTCTCACCGAAGGCGGTGTGCCGTTCACCGTGTCCCGTATCAACCTGATCGACGGATTGGGACCAACTCTGCAGATTGCAGAAGGCTGGTCGGTATCTCTGCCTGATGAGGTGCACAAAGCCCTTGATGACAGAACGGACAATTCATGGCCAACCACCTGGTTTGCGCCACGGCTGACAGGGGAAGGTGCCTTCAGCGATGTCTATTCGGTCATGGCCAATTGGGGCGCAAACCACGGGGTTCTGACCGTGGGTCATGTGGGCAGTGACTTCATGACGCTGGCATCGATGCTTCGCATTCCCGTTAGCATGCACAATGTCGATGAGGGCGCCTTGTTCCGCCCCAGCGCCTGGAGTGCATTCGGTATGGATAAGGAAGGGCAGGACTATCGCGCTTGCCAGACCTACGGTCCGCTCTACGGATAATTACGACAACGGGCGGGGTGTATTTCCCCGCCTTCCTTATCGTCCGAAATTTTTGGCTAAATCATGACTGAAGATGTTGTCATAGTCCTCGACTGTGGTGCTACGAATGTGCGAGCCATTGCCGTCGATACCAGCGGTAAGGTCATTGCCCGTTCCTCCGAGCCCAATGTCACAGAGCCCGATGCCGATCATGCCGATTGGCACTATTGGCCGTTTGAGGGCATCTATGAAAAATTCTGCCGATGCTCTCAAAAAGTGGCCGCGGAAATCGGCGCTCAGCGGGTCAAGGCGGTCTCGGTCACCACATTCGGAGTGGATGGCACAATCATTGATGAGGCGGGCAGCCTCCTCTATCCGGTGATCAGCTGGAAGTGCCCCCGCACAATCGACGCCCAGAAGCATATGGCCCGTTACATTGATCCTGATCGGGCTGTTGCGCTCAGTGGTGTGGGACATTTCTCTTTCAACACGCTCAACAAATTCATCTGGATGAAGGAAAACCGGTCTGACATCCTCGAACAGGCCAAGCATTTTCTATTCATCAGCTCACTATTTACCCATCGCCTGACCGGTAGGGCCACTGCCGACGCCACGATGGTGGGCACCTCGCAAATGACCGACATGCAAGCGCAGAACATGAGCGAGGAAATGCTGAGCACTCTGCAAATTGATCGCTCGCTCTTTCCCGATTTTGTCTATCCAGGCGAAGTGATTGGAGCTCTTTTGCCAAAGGAAGCTGAAGCACTGGGACTGCCTTGCGGTGTGCCCGTTGTCTCGGCAGGGCACGACACGCAATTTGCCGTGTTTGGTGCAGGGGCAGCCCCCGGTCAACCGGTTCTTTCCTCGGGCACATGGGAGATCCTCATGGCGCGGTGCGAGAGCGTGAAGCTGCCTTCAAAAGCAATCTATGATCAAGCCTTTACCTGTGAATGGGACGTGGAGCGCGGCCATTATAATCCCGGAATCCAGTATCTGGCATCCGCCGTGGTGGAGTGGGTTGCCCGCACCCTGTTTGGCGAGCTGTCTGGCCCTGAGAAATATGACGTGATGATCCACGAAGCGATGCAGGCCCCTGAAGATTGCCGGGGTGTTTCCTTCTATCCCGACCTGCTGACAAGCCAGAATGGCGGACAAGGGATGCTGCGAGGTCTATCGCTCGATGCCGACCGCGGGGCTATTTTCCGCGCAGCCCTCACAGGACTGGTCGGGCGCCTCAAGGACAGCCTGACCATTCTGGAAGAAGTTGGTGCATTCAAAACGACAGAACTGACCCTTGTCGGAGGCGGTGCACGCAACGCTTTCTGGACCCAGCTCAAAGCCAACGCACTCAATGTTCCGGTCAAAACACTCGAAGAGCCGGAAACGACCGTTTTGGGAGCGGCCATGTTCGCCATGCAAGGAGCCGGCCTGTACGAGACAGCCACACAGGCCAGAGAGAATTTCAATCTTCGCTATGTCACGACGCTGCCACAGACGCAGCAGTCTTGATAGCTGATATCTGGATAAAACGACCATGCTCAAAACCATAAGTCCGCTCATCTCGCCAGAACTGCTCATGATGCTTCATCAAATGGGGCATGGCGATGAGATCGTCTTCTCGGATGCCCATTTCCCCGCCAACAGCTTCAGCGACACGGTTCTGCGTGCCGATGGGCTGGAAGTGACGGCGCTTCTGGCCGCGATCATGCCGCTTTGGCAGCTTGATCAATATGTCAAAGACAACGTCGTGATGATGGCCGCAGTGGAAGGGGACACGCTGCCCGACGGGCTGGTTGCCGACTATGCGGCAACGCTTCCCAATGACGCTGAAATCACATTTATCGACCGTTTCGCATTTTATGAACGAACCCGTTCCGCCTCCTGTGTGGTCGTAACCGGCACAACGCGAAAATACGGAAACATCATCCTTAAAAAGGGTGTCGTAGATGCTTCGGTCTGACCGCTGAAACAATGAGGAGAAACCAATGGAAGAACCCATTCTGACGATGCGGGATATCTCCAAGTCGTTTGTCGGTGTTCAGGCGCTCAAGGGGGTGCAGCTTCAACTCCGCAAAGGAGAAGTGCACGCACTTATGGGCGAGAATGGCGCCGGCAAGTCGACTTTGATGAAAGGTCTGCTTGGTGTTTACAAATTCAACGAAGGCGAAATTGTCTACAAGGGAAAGACCGTAGCTTTTGACGGCGTGATGCAGGCCCAGGAGGCTGGCATCTCGATGATTTTTCAGGAGCTCAATCTCATCCCTCACCTGTCGGTCGCCGAGAATATCTTCTTTGCGCGGGAGCCCAAAAAAGCGGGCATCATCGACAAGAAGAAGATGGAACGCGACTCCGCCAGACTGCTCGAGGTTTTCGACATTGATGTGAAGCCGACAGATATCGTGCACACCTTGTCTGTTGCCAAGCAGCAAATGGTCGAAATCGCCAAGGCGCTTTCTTTCGATGTTGAAGTTCTGATCATGGATGAGCCGACATCGGCCCTGACAGAACGTGAAATCGAGAAATTGTTCGGCCTGGTCGAGCGGTTGAAATCGGAAGGCGTGTGCATTGTCTATATCTCGCACCGCATGGAAGAGCTCAAGAGGATCTGCGACCACATCACGATTTTCCGCGATGGCACCTATGTGGCAGATGCCCCGTTCCATTCCCTGACGATGGATCAGATCATTGCGCATATGGTGGGCCGCTCTTTCGAAAACCACTTCCCCAAAAAGCAATCGGTGGTGGAAGACGAAGTCATTTTCTCGGTTCGCAATGCGGCCCGAACTGGGGTGTTCCAGCCGGTCAGCTTTGATTTGAAAAAAGGTGAAATCCTTGGCATTACCGGCCTCGTCGGAGCCAAGCGAACAGAGCTGGCGCGTGCAATCTTCGGTGCGGATCCGCTCGATCAGGGCGAGATCTATCTCCATGGCAACAAGATCACAATCTCCAGCCCTGCAGACTCGGTGAAACACGGTGTCGCCTATCTCAGCGAAGACCGCAAGCTGAACGGTGTCGCCGTCACGATGACCCTGAGGGACAACGTCACCATGGCCTCTATGGACAAGGTCACGAACCGCTACACCGTGATTGATCACGCCAAAGAGGTCGAGGCGGCCCAGTCCTACATCGAGAAGATGGAAATCAAGACCCCGTCGGTCGAGCAGGTTGTTCGCAATCTGTCCGGCGGCAATCAGCAGAAGGTTGTGATCGGAAAATGGCTCTTCCGGGATGCCAAGATCATGATTTTCGATGAACCCACGCGTGGCATCGACGTGGGTGCCAAATATGCAATCTACGAACTGCTTGATGAGCTCGCCAAACAGGGCGTGGGCGTCATCATGATCTCTTCCGAACTCATGGAAGTTCTTGGCATGTCCGACCGTGTGATGGTCATGCATGAGGGCAAGATGACTGGAATTCTGGAAACTGCGAAGACCAGCCAGGAAGAAATCATGCAATACGCAACAGGCATCAAATCGCAGTCGCTCAACGCCTGATAGGAACGAGAGGTCGTTATGACAGATAAACAAAAGGATATGCTGCAAAAACTCGCAGCACTCGGAGGCTTGGTCTTCCTATTTATCGTGTTCGCAGCTGTAAGCCCGCACTTTTTGACACTCAACAACGTCATGACCATTGGTCTTCAAACCTCGACGATTGCCTTCATTGGTATCGGCGCGACCTGTGTCATTCTGACCGGTGGCATTGATCTGAGTATCGGCTCTGTTGTTGCCCTTTCCGGGGTTGTCTCCGCATTGTCGGTCAAAGCTGGTTTCCCTGTGCCGGTTGGCCTGCTGGTCGGCATCCTGACTGGTGGCTTCTGCGGCTTCCTGAGCGGTATTTTTGTGACCAAACTGCTGTTGCCTCCTTTCATCGCCACATTGGGCATGATGATGATGGCCCGCGGCGTGGCACTTTTCATCACCAACGCAGCGCCGGTTTCCGGTTTGCCTGAAAGCTATTCAGTGCTGGGCAACGGATCCTTTTTCAAGGTCATGGAAATCGGGCCGAATGGCTTCCCGAATGTCACATTCCCCGGCATCCCCTATCCGGTTGTTCTGATGGTGATCTTGGCCCTGATGTTCACTTTCATTCTGAGAAAAATGCAAATCGGCCGGTATCTGTATGCGATCGGGTCAAACGAAGACGCAGCGCGCCTGTCTGGCATCAAGGCTGATCGCGTCAAGGTATTTGCCTACATCACCTCGGGTGCTTTGGCAGGTCTTGCCGGTATCGTTCTGGCATCCCGCCTTGTCACCGCGCAGCCAAATGGCGGCGTGATGTATGAGCTTGACGCGATTGCCAGTGCGGTTGTCGGCGGCACCTCTCTCATGGGCGGGGTGGGAACCATCCCCGGAACCATGATCGGTGCTTTCATCATCGGCGTCCTGAGAAACGGGCTGAATATGAACGGTGTTTCATTCTTCGTGCAGCAAATCATCATCGGCGGTGTGATTGTGATCACCGTGGCATTTGACCAGCTGCGCCAAGGAAAAGCGAAGAAGGGCTGAGACAATCTCGGCTTTATAGAAAGACAAATTGGGAAACTTCATTCAATGGGAGAGAGAATATGAAGAAGTTTTTAATGGCCACAATCATGGGAGCAGCAGTTGCATTTGGCGCAGGATCCGCCATGGCACAGCAAAAAGAGATTGCGGTTATCGTTAAGTCTGAAAATGCGAATTTCTGGCAGAATGTAAAAGGTGGCGCGCTCGATGCAGCCAAAGAGCTTGGAGACTATGAGGTAACTTTCCAAGGCCCGGCAGCTGAAACCGATGTGGTTGAGCAGGTCAATATGGTTGAAAATGCGATCAACCGCAAAGTCTCCGGCATCGTGCTTGCTCCGTCCGACCCTGTCGGTCTGGTCCCAAGCGTGAAAAAGGCATGGGAGAGCGGTATTCCGGTGATCATCATCGACTCTGCGCTTCAGAATGCCGACAAATATTTCCAGTCTTTCCTTGCAACGGACAACCGCACTGCAGGTGAATTGGCCGCTTCCAAGATGATCGAAAAACTGGGAGACAAGACAGGCAAAGTTGCCATGATGTCCTATGTTCCAGGCGTTGGGAGTTCCATCGGTCGTGATGGTGGCTTCAAGGATATCATTGAAGCAGCCGGCAATACGGTCATCGGGCCATTCTATTCCCAGTCCGATATGGCACAGGCTCTGAACCAGACCGTTGACGTTCTGGCCTCCAACTCAGACCTGGTCGGCATCTTCGGCTCAAATGAACCAACCGCCATTGGCATGGCCCGGGCTGTCAAACAGCAAGGTTACGCTGGCAAAATCGCAACCATCGGCTTTGATGGCGATTCCACTTTGCAAGATTTTGTTCGTGACGGCACGCTGGACGGCATCATTGTGCAGTCTTCCTATGCAATGGGCTACAAAGGCGTGATGACAGTCGATCAAGTGCTCAAAGGCGAGACCGTTTCCAAAAGAATCGACACCGGTGTTGTTTTCGTCACCAAAGACAATATTGACGGTGGGGAAGCCCAGTCTGTTCTGTACTAAGATCCAGATTTCTTGAAAAAAAGGCCTCCCCCTTTTTGGGGGGAGGTTATTGATTCAAAAGAAGCATTCAGGCTGCTTTCTTGATGATCTCGTCGATGCATTGCCGCTTAGCCTAGCCAACTTGCAAAGCCGCGCTCTCCTTCCGGGCTGAAACGGATAACGCGCGAATCTGCGACGCGTCGCGCCCAACGCTTTGCCAAAAGACTATCCAACACCGCCTTCCCCAAGCGCCCCGCCAGATGGTGCCGCCGCTGGCTCCAATCCAGACATGAGCGACAGAGCTGTCGGTTGGAAGCTGGAAGCGCTTCAACATCCAGCCCGATTTCCATCAATCTGGACCGGCCCAGATCAGTGACGGCAAGATCACCATCTAGCCAGCTCTCTTCAAGCATCTTGTCATAAAGGCGCACGCCCATTTCGCCCGCTAGATGATCGTAACAGATCCGTGCCTTGCGCAAGGAAGGATCGCGTGGCCCCGTATGCAATGGAGGCACTGCATCACTGGAAAAGACCATCAAGGCCTCAAGCAAACTGGCAACATGAGAGCCGGCCAGACGAAAATAGCGGTGACGGCCCTGAGCTTCGACCACGAGGATTTCTCCATCCACCAGCTTTGCCAGATGACTGCTGGCGGTCTGTTTGGTAATGCCGCCAAATCCGGCCAACTCGGTTGCTGTCAGGGCACGGCCATCCATCAACGCGATCAGCATCATGCTGCGCGCCGGATCCGCAACCAATGCGGCAACTCGGGCGATATCTGGACCTTCTCTCATAGTTCGATCGTAATCGAACCATTCCTCTTTGGCAATGGACTAGGGTGACGCGGAGTGAAAAGGAGAAACCGATGATCACCTGCGTCATAACCTATGAGATAGATCCCAACCGACAAGAGCTCTTTGCCGAATATGCACGGAACTGGGGGCAATGCATCCCACGCTGCGGCGCCAACCTAATCGGCTATTTTGCGCCGCACGAAGGCTCCACATCCACGGCATATGGTATGTATTCCTTGCCGTCGTTGACTGACTATGAAGCCTATCGGGCCCGCTTGGCAGCGGATCCTCTGGGGCGGGAGAATTACGAATTTGCCAAACGCGAAGGCTTCATCCGTCGGGAAAACCGGCTGTTCGTCAAGCTTGCTTCGGCACCCCACGGAGCGGCATCATGATTGCTGTCATTTTTGAAGCCTGGGTGCCCGGAGGCGCGCGGTCAGACTATTTGAATCTGGCCGCAGAATTGCGCCCTCTTTTGAGTGATCTGGATGGCTTTCTATCCATCGAGCGGTTCCAGAGCCTCAACGATCCGGAAAAGGTGCTTTCCTTGTCTTTTTGGCGGGATGAAGCGGCGGTCGCCGCTTGGCGCAATCTGCCGGAGCATCGACGCGTTCAAAGCGCGGGGCGCGATCATGTTTTTGCCGACTATCATCTCAGAATTGCCGCGATCGCACGAGACTACAGCATGACATCGCGAGACGAGGCACCAGCCGACAGCCAAACCATACACAAGGAACGCACCAGCCTAGGAGAATTTATGGGAAAGGGGCATAGTGATACCGGCTTGACCTGACGTTCGAAGGCCGGTATCCAGTTGGCACTTAACTTCAGAGTTGGACAAGAGATACCCATGAAACTTATCCGTTAGCGAAGATTGTAGTGACTTCATTGCCAACCGTTCAGCTTCGTCCCGGTTGGACATTTAGCGACTAAAATCGGAGCGCAAGAAAGCACTTCTTGCGGATAATTTGTTATGGAAAAATTTAACGCTCATAAAGGGCAAATCCAACGTGATGGATACACACTTGGCTACAGGATTGAAGGGCATGGCGCCCCTTTGCTCATCATCGGTAGCCATGTTTTTTACCCCCGCACCTTTTCTGCAAATCTACGCACAAAGAGAAAACTGATCTTTGTTGACCACCGTGGCTTCTCTCCGGTCAACAGAGCGATCCATACACGCGATTGCGCATTGGGGACGATCATGGATGATCTCTCCGCTCTATGCCAAACGCTTGGTCTTGCTCAAACAGACATCCTTGGGCATTCAGGCCATGGCTATATGGCACTGGAATTCGCTCGGCGCTGCCCGGAACGGGTGCGCAAGACTGTACTCGTGGGCACGGGCCCAAACCAGGACCCGGAAACCATGGCCCATGGAGAACGCATCTGGGCGATGCTCGCAGCGCCTGACCGCAAGAAAAGGCTGGAGCAAGATCTGGAATGGATGACGCGACAGATTGAGGCCGAGCCAGAAAAAAGATTCATCTGGATGTGCCTTGGAATGGGGGCGCGGAGTTGGTTCGATCCGCATTTCGATGCGAGGGACCTTTGGCAGGATGTGCATGTCAACATGCCCATCTTTGACCATTTATGGGGAGAAACATTCCGCGACTATGATACCCATAAAGCATTGTCGGAAATGAAGAGCCCACTTTTGATCTGTATGGGAAGACATGACCATCTGGTTGCGCCGGTGGAAACATGGTTTCCTTATCTACCAGAGAAAAACCAGCCGGTCTTTGCGCTTTTTGAGTATAGCGCTCACACGCCACAACTGGAAGAAGCAGACCGGTTCGATGATACGATCTTGACCTTTCTGAGCTAACCCTTGCCCCGCGCGGCCACAAGCCGTGCGGGGTGACGTGAACAGGCTAACAAGATCTAAAGCTGATATGCAGCGCTCCGCTTTCATGTTTCACTTCAGCATTGACCCTGAAAACATCCCTTATCAGTTTTTCCGTCAATACCGTTTGAGGCGTGCCGCATGCGTGCAAGGCTCCTCCTTCAAGGATCATGATCCGGTCGCAGAACATGGCTGCGAGATTGAGATCATGCAGGGCAATCACGCTGGTCAGGTCGAGATCCCGCACCAGACGCAAGATCTCGATCTGGTGATGGATATCAAGATGATTGGTCGGCTCGTCAAGAAACATGACTTTCGGGTCCTGAGCCAAGGCTCTGGCAATATGTACACGCTGGCGCTCGCCACCTGAGAGGGTTTGCCATGCCT encodes the following:
- a CDS encoding aldo/keto reductase; this translates as MSKRSLGTTGIELSELSFGVSSLGNLYRAVSDEEAVDVLDAVWNAGIRYMDVAPYYGFGLAETRLGQYLQGKRHEDFVVSTKVGRILEPVDAANVPDFGFVDPLQNCPRFDYSYDGIMRSYESSLARMPDAPIKILYIHDIGELTHGKDENTRHIRDLLKGGFKALDELKSTTDVDAIGLGVNEVEICLTLASEYDLDALLLAGRYTLLDRSAETQLLDVCRKRDIGLVIGGVFNSGILATGAVEGACYDYEPATPEICKKVDALEAVCQDHGVKLASASLQFALHSDLVASVLVGTGRASSVQRSVDGIKEPIPDALWSQCDEIARS
- a CDS encoding L-fuculose-phosphate aldolase — translated: MDVSNNALREQIVNSCKNMNASGLNQGTAGNISVRQDNGMLITPSGIAYDQMEIDDLVFVDDNGDFDESKIPSSEWRFHLACYHTRKDINAVVHNHAMYSTIVSILNKPIPAIHYMIGAAGGNSIPVVDYATYGTPELSKLVSEGVKNSKAILLRHHGMIATGDSLDKAMWLAVEVEALAQMYVNLLQITATPDCLPDEEIAVVLKKFVNYGLREK
- a CDS encoding DeoR/GlpR family DNA-binding transcription regulator, with amino-acid sequence MLTGRLKDIVNRVDHVGSVSVHTLAEQFGVAVETIRRDLRSLEDAGYLKRVHGGAESLQDNASVSSFGHRQTENSLAKNAMVARAVELIRPGDVVMIDPSSSSWFLAQALPNMDITVITNSIRIVFDLVTKPAINTICVGGRYVEKYSAFLGATTVGNILDFQADICFFSCVGFQQDKGAWDSNALNAGVKKAMLRCSSSNVLLCDSSKFERGGFTLISPIDHIHCVVSEEAVVGSVRRNLGPSGE
- a CDS encoding L-fucose isomerase → MLPKIGIRPAIDGRRMGVRESLEAQTMGMAERTAAFLVSSLRHASGEPVECVIADTCIAGLAETAACDEKFARENVGLTITVTPCWCYGSETIDMHPSRPKAIWGFNGTERPGAVYLAAALAAHNYKGLPAFSIYGQDVQDVDDESIPADVQEKLLRFARAGLVAATLRGQSYLSLGGVSMGIAGSIVDHKFFEKYLGMKVQSVDMTEIRRRMDRGIYDPEELALAIKWSESYMTEGPDKNPQTVQRTPEEKKKIMHECLMMTIIIRDMMQGNPKLAEMGFEEEALGFNALAAGFQGQRHWTDHYPNGDTAEAILNSSFDWNGPRAPKIVATENDCLNGLTQLFGFGLTGTAQIFADVRTYWSPASVERVTGHKLEGRAENGIIHMINSGSAALDGCCRQRDEKGNPTIKPHWDVTQEDINQCMKATQWCAAVHEYFRGGGFSSKFLTEGGVPFTVSRINLIDGLGPTLQIAEGWSVSLPDEVHKALDDRTDNSWPTTWFAPRLTGEGAFSDVYSVMANWGANHGVLTVGHVGSDFMTLASMLRIPVSMHNVDEGALFRPSAWSAFGMDKEGQDYRACQTYGPLYG
- the fucK gene encoding L-fuculokinase, with product MTEDVVIVLDCGATNVRAIAVDTSGKVIARSSEPNVTEPDADHADWHYWPFEGIYEKFCRCSQKVAAEIGAQRVKAVSVTTFGVDGTIIDEAGSLLYPVISWKCPRTIDAQKHMARYIDPDRAVALSGVGHFSFNTLNKFIWMKENRSDILEQAKHFLFISSLFTHRLTGRATADATMVGTSQMTDMQAQNMSEEMLSTLQIDRSLFPDFVYPGEVIGALLPKEAEALGLPCGVPVVSAGHDTQFAVFGAGAAPGQPVLSSGTWEILMARCESVKLPSKAIYDQAFTCEWDVERGHYNPGIQYLASAVVEWVARTLFGELSGPEKYDVMIHEAMQAPEDCRGVSFYPDLLTSQNGGQGMLRGLSLDADRGAIFRAALTGLVGRLKDSLTILEEVGAFKTTELTLVGGGARNAFWTQLKANALNVPVKTLEEPETTVLGAAMFAMQGAGLYETATQARENFNLRYVTTLPQTQQS
- the fucU gene encoding L-fucose mutarotase — protein: MLKTISPLISPELLMMLHQMGHGDEIVFSDAHFPANSFSDTVLRADGLEVTALLAAIMPLWQLDQYVKDNVVMMAAVEGDTLPDGLVADYAATLPNDAEITFIDRFAFYERTRSASCVVVTGTTRKYGNIILKKGVVDASV
- a CDS encoding sugar ABC transporter ATP-binding protein, producing the protein MEEPILTMRDISKSFVGVQALKGVQLQLRKGEVHALMGENGAGKSTLMKGLLGVYKFNEGEIVYKGKTVAFDGVMQAQEAGISMIFQELNLIPHLSVAENIFFAREPKKAGIIDKKKMERDSARLLEVFDIDVKPTDIVHTLSVAKQQMVEIAKALSFDVEVLIMDEPTSALTEREIEKLFGLVERLKSEGVCIVYISHRMEELKRICDHITIFRDGTYVADAPFHSLTMDQIIAHMVGRSFENHFPKKQSVVEDEVIFSVRNAARTGVFQPVSFDLKKGEILGITGLVGAKRTELARAIFGADPLDQGEIYLHGNKITISSPADSVKHGVAYLSEDRKLNGVAVTMTLRDNVTMASMDKVTNRYTVIDHAKEVEAAQSYIEKMEIKTPSVEQVVRNLSGGNQQKVVIGKWLFRDAKIMIFDEPTRGIDVGAKYAIYELLDELAKQGVGVIMISSELMEVLGMSDRVMVMHEGKMTGILETAKTSQEEIMQYATGIKSQSLNA